One stretch of Heptranchias perlo isolate sHepPer1 chromosome 29, sHepPer1.hap1, whole genome shotgun sequence DNA includes these proteins:
- the lsm7 gene encoding LOW QUALITY PROTEIN: U6 snRNA-associated Sm-like protein LSm7 (The sequence of the model RefSeq protein was modified relative to this genomic sequence to represent the inferred CDS: substituted 1 base at 1 genomic stop codon), with protein MQDKEKKKKESILDLSKYIDKTIRVKFQGGREGAVCXYGFDPLLNLVLDGTIEYVRDPDDQYKLTEDTRQLGLVVCRGTSVVLICPQDGMEAIPNPFIQQQDG; from the exons ATGCAGGATAAGGAGAAGAAAAAGAAGGAGAGTATCCTCGACCTCTCCAAATACATAGACAAAACAATCCGTGTAAAATTTCAAGGCGGACGCGAAGGTGCAGTTTGTTGATACGG GTTTGACCCACTCCTCAATCTTGTATTGGATGGAACTATAGAGTATGTAAGAG ATCCAGATGACCAATACAAATTGACTGAAGACACGCGCCAGCTTGGCTTGGTCGTATGCAGAGGGACCTCGGTTGTTCTAATCTGCCCACAAGATGGGATGGAGGCTATTCCAAACCCTTTCATCCAACAGCAAGATGGTTAG